In Cryptomeria japonica chromosome 10, Sugi_1.0, whole genome shotgun sequence, a genomic segment contains:
- the LOC131077491 gene encoding uncharacterized protein At1g10890 isoform X2, with protein MEHTRVSITSKWRRRSPSPSHRRHKSRSPSERRHKRNKSRSPSRSPIRRSKSPSIGLSERKRTTDKLREEEEEKKRRQREAELKLLEEETARRVEEAIRKRVEEALNSDEVKLEIQRRIEEGRKKMVQDVAVQLEKEKEEALSEARRKEEQARKEREELDRMLEENRRKVEEAQRREALEQQRKEEERYRELEALQRQKEEALRRKKLEEEEERAKQMKLLGKNNSRPKLSISFGSK; from the exons ATGGAGCACACAAGGGTTAGCATAACATCAAAGTGGAG GCGCAGAAGTCCTTCACCTTCTCACAGAAGGCATAAAAGTCGTTCACCATCTGAAAGGCGACACAAGAGAAATAAGAGTAGGAGCCCTTCAAGGTCTCCTATCCGCAGGTCTAAAAGTCCAAGCATTGGATTATCTGAGCGCAAGCGAACTACTGATAAGCTCCgggaggaagaagaagagaagaaaag ACGTCAACGTGAGGCAGAGTTGAAGCTTTTGGAAGAAGAAACAGCTAGAAGGGTTGAAGAGGCAATTCGTAAGAGAGTTGAAGAAGCTCTAAACTCAGATGAAGTAAAATTAGAAATACAGAGACGAATAGAAGAAGGCAGGAAGAAAATGGTGCAGGATGTTGCTGTCCaacttgaaaaggaaaaggaagaagctTTAAGTGAAGCAAGAAGGAAGGAA GAGCAAGCACGTAAAGAAAGAGAAGAACTAGACAGAATGCTAGAAGAGAATAGGCGTAAAGTCGAAGAGGCACAAAGAAGAGAAGCTCTTGAACAGCAGCGGAAAGAAGAGGAACGCTATCGTGAATTAGAGGCTCTTCAACGGCAGAAAGAGGAGGCCTTGAGGCGTAAAAagctggaagaagaagaagaacgtgCAAAACAGATGAAATTGCTAGGAAAGAATAATTCTCGTCCAAAACTTTCTATCTCTTTTGGTTCAAAGTAA
- the LOC131077491 gene encoding uncharacterized protein At1g10890 isoform X1: protein MPRTISRSPSYKRRRSPSPVSHRQSRRSRRDRSPSPYSRSHHRRRSPSPSHRRHKSRSPSERRHKRNKSRSPSRSPIRRSKSPSIGLSERKRTTDKLREEEEEKKRRQREAELKLLEEETARRVEEAIRKRVEEALNSDEVKLEIQRRIEEGRKKMVQDVAVQLEKEKEEALSEARRKEEQARKEREELDRMLEENRRKVEEAQRREALEQQRKEEERYRELEALQRQKEEALRRKKLEEEEERAKQMKLLGKNNSRPKLSISFGSK from the exons ATGCCTCGGACGATTTCAAGGTCTCCGTCATATAAGAGAAGGCGGTCACCATCGCCTGTTAGTCACAGGCAGAGCAGGAGAAGTAGGAGGGACAGAAGTCCTTCTCCTTATTCACGATCTCATCACAG GCGCAGAAGTCCTTCACCTTCTCACAGAAGGCATAAAAGTCGTTCACCATCTGAAAGGCGACACAAGAGAAATAAGAGTAGGAGCCCTTCAAGGTCTCCTATCCGCAGGTCTAAAAGTCCAAGCATTGGATTATCTGAGCGCAAGCGAACTACTGATAAGCTCCgggaggaagaagaagagaagaaaag ACGTCAACGTGAGGCAGAGTTGAAGCTTTTGGAAGAAGAAACAGCTAGAAGGGTTGAAGAGGCAATTCGTAAGAGAGTTGAAGAAGCTCTAAACTCAGATGAAGTAAAATTAGAAATACAGAGACGAATAGAAGAAGGCAGGAAGAAAATGGTGCAGGATGTTGCTGTCCaacttgaaaaggaaaaggaagaagctTTAAGTGAAGCAAGAAGGAAGGAA GAGCAAGCACGTAAAGAAAGAGAAGAACTAGACAGAATGCTAGAAGAGAATAGGCGTAAAGTCGAAGAGGCACAAAGAAGAGAAGCTCTTGAACAGCAGCGGAAAGAAGAGGAACGCTATCGTGAATTAGAGGCTCTTCAACGGCAGAAAGAGGAGGCCTTGAGGCGTAAAAagctggaagaagaagaagaacgtgCAAAACAGATGAAATTGCTAGGAAAGAATAATTCTCGTCCAAAACTTTCTATCTCTTTTGGTTCAAAGTAA
- the LOC131077491 gene encoding uncharacterized protein At1g10890 isoform X3 yields MPRTISRSPSYKRRRSPSPVSHRQSRRSRRDRSPSPYSRSHHRRRSPSPSHRRHKSRSPSERRHKRNKSRSPSRSPIRRSKSPSIGLSERKRTTDKLREEEEEKKRHFSEGRYCLSSKLLYLMIQLLLRLSTVHEFEKSFVWLRNLVEVCLKSINLYSDYCVVKVRFYADNGSNYKSLCMASHADDYKMIPVRILCTYAAIYCFLILACYLFLQTST; encoded by the exons ATGCCTCGGACGATTTCAAGGTCTCCGTCATATAAGAGAAGGCGGTCACCATCGCCTGTTAGTCACAGGCAGAGCAGGAGAAGTAGGAGGGACAGAAGTCCTTCTCCTTATTCACGATCTCATCACAG GCGCAGAAGTCCTTCACCTTCTCACAGAAGGCATAAAAGTCGTTCACCATCTGAAAGGCGACACAAGAGAAATAAGAGTAGGAGCCCTTCAAGGTCTCCTATCCGCAGGTCTAAAAGTCCAAGCATTGGATTATCTGAGCGCAAGCGAACTACTGATAAGCTCCgggaggaagaagaagagaagaaaag GCATTTTTCTGAAGGAAGGTACTGCTTAAGTTCCAAGTTGTTATATTTGATGATCCAATTGCTGCTTCGTTTATCTACTGTTCACGAGTTTGAAAAATCGTTTGTTTGGCTCAGGAATCTGGTAGAGGTATGCCTTAAAAGCATAAACTTGTATTCAGATTACTGTGTGGTAAAGGTTAGGTTTTATGCTGACAATGGATCCAACTATAAAAGCCTGTGTATGGCTTCGCATGCAGATGATTACAAAATGATTCCAGTTAGAATTTTATGTACATATGCAGCAATATATTGTTTCCTCATTTTAGCATGCTATTTGTTTTTACAGACGTCAACGTGA